A portion of the Coturnix japonica isolate 7356 chromosome 4, Coturnix japonica 2.1, whole genome shotgun sequence genome contains these proteins:
- the MFSD10 gene encoding major facilitator superfamily domain-containing protein 10 isoform X1 gives MALRQREASSNSTDDKQEQNCSRVITIVFLALLIDLLGFALILPLFPSILDYYSQNEDGFYLSLQRGVDWFAAMVGMPSERKYNSVLFGGLIGSMFSILQFFSSPLTGALSDCLGRRPVILMTAMGLIASYALWAASRSFGVFLLSRMIGGISKGNVSLCTAIIADLHSPKARSKGMAMIGVAFSLGFTLGPMIGAYLAMETEKGEVFYLRSALLALTFAAADLIFIFFLLPETLPKEKRVSSVTSGFQAAADLLSPLALFRFSAVTQGKEAPSDQNLQNLKLLGLAYFLYLFLFSGLEYTLSFLTHQRFQFSSMQQGKMFFFIGITMAVIQGGYARRIKPGNEIRAVKRAILLLIPAFLFIGWAANVTLLSAGLLLYSFAAAIVIPCLSAVVSGYGSASQKGRVMGILRSLGALARALGPVLSATVYWLAGAESCFTICGAFFLIPFVLLGSIKQQTKEE, from the exons ATGGCTCTGAGACAGAGAGAAGCCAGCAGCAACTCCACCGACGACAAgcaagagcagaactgcagtcGTGTTATTACAATCGTCTTCCTGGCACTCCTCATTGACTTGTTGGGATTTGCTCTCATTTTGCCATTGTTTCCTTCCATCCTTGATTATTACAGCCAGAATGAG GATGGATTCTATTTGTCATTGCAACGTGGTGTGGACTGGTTTGCAGCCATGGTTGGAATGCCTTCAGAGAGGAAATACAACAGTGTCTTGTTTGGAG gtcTGATTGGCTCAATGTTTTCCATCCTtcagtttttctcctctcccctcacTGGAGCTTTGTCAGACTGCTTGGGAAGAAGGCCAGTCATCCTGATGACAGCG ATGGGTTTGATAGCATCTTATGCACTATGGGCTGCATCTCGGTCTTTCGGcgtttttcttctctccaggaTGATAGGTGGAATAAGCAAAGGGAATGTCAGCCTCTGCACAGCTATAATTGCTGACTTGCACTCTCCAAAAGCACGGAGCAAGGGCATG GCAATGATTGGTGTTGCTTTCTCCCTTGGTTTTACCCTGGGTCCCATGATTGGAGCGTATCTAGCTATGgagacagaaaaaggagaagtcTTCTATCTTCGTTCAGCATTATTAGCGCTCACGTTTGCTGCAGCTGACTTgattttcatcttcttcctgCTTCCAGAGACACTTCCCAAAGAAAAGCGG GTCTCCTCTGTGACATCTGGGTTTCAGGCAGCAGCTGATTTGCTCAGTCCTTTGGCTTTATTCCGGTTCTCTGCAGTCACCCAAGGGAAGGAGGCCCCTTCAGATCAGA aTCTTCAGAACCTCAAACTCTTGGGCCTGGCTTACTTCCTGTACCTCTTCCTGTTTTCTGGATTGGAGTACACACTGAGTTTTCTTACTCACCAGAGATTCCAGTTCAGCAG TATGCAGCAGGgcaagatgtttttctttattggaATTACAATGGCTGTGATCCAGGGAGGCTACGCTCGCCGAATAAAGCCAGGAAATGAAATCAGAGCCGTAAAAAGG GCCATTCTGCTGTTGATTCCAGCGTTCCTGTTCATTGGATGGGCTGCCAACGTGACCCTGCTGAGCGCCGGACTGTTGCTGTACTCTTTCG CTGCCGCCATTGTTATCCCGTGTTTGTCTGCAGTGGTGTCAGGCTACG GTTCTGCCAGCCAGAAAGGAAGAGTTATGGGGATCCTGAGGAGCCTGGGGGCTCTGGCGAGGGCGCTGGGACCTGTCCTGTCAGCCACAG tttaCTGGCTGGCAGGGGCAGAGAGCTGCTTCACCATCTGCGGAGCTTTCTTCCTCATCCCCTTCGTTTTACTCGGTTCTATCAAACAGCAGACAAAGGAGGAGTAG
- the MFSD10 gene encoding major facilitator superfamily domain-containing protein 10 isoform X2: MALRQREASSNSTDDKQEQNCSRVITIVFLALLIDLLGFALILPLFPSILDYYSQNEDGFYLSLQRGVDWFAAMVGMPSERKYNSVLFGGLIGSMFSILQFFSSPLTGALSDCLGRRPVILMTAMGLIASYALWAASRSFGVFLLSRMIGGISKGNVSLCTAIIADLHSPKARSKGMAMIGVAFSLGFTLGPMIGAYLAMETEKGEVFYLRSALLALTFAAADLIFIFFLLPETLPKEKRVSSVTSGFQAAADLLSPLALFRFSAVTQGKEAPSDQNLQNLKLLGLAYFLYLFLFSGLEYTLSFLTHQRFQFSSMQQGKMFFFIGITMAVIQGGYARRIKPGNEIRAVKRAILLLIPAFLFIGWAANVTLLSAGLLLYSFAAAIVIPCLSAVVSGYVYWLAGAESCFTICGAFFLIPFVLLGSIKQQTKEE, from the exons ATGGCTCTGAGACAGAGAGAAGCCAGCAGCAACTCCACCGACGACAAgcaagagcagaactgcagtcGTGTTATTACAATCGTCTTCCTGGCACTCCTCATTGACTTGTTGGGATTTGCTCTCATTTTGCCATTGTTTCCTTCCATCCTTGATTATTACAGCCAGAATGAG GATGGATTCTATTTGTCATTGCAACGTGGTGTGGACTGGTTTGCAGCCATGGTTGGAATGCCTTCAGAGAGGAAATACAACAGTGTCTTGTTTGGAG gtcTGATTGGCTCAATGTTTTCCATCCTtcagtttttctcctctcccctcacTGGAGCTTTGTCAGACTGCTTGGGAAGAAGGCCAGTCATCCTGATGACAGCG ATGGGTTTGATAGCATCTTATGCACTATGGGCTGCATCTCGGTCTTTCGGcgtttttcttctctccaggaTGATAGGTGGAATAAGCAAAGGGAATGTCAGCCTCTGCACAGCTATAATTGCTGACTTGCACTCTCCAAAAGCACGGAGCAAGGGCATG GCAATGATTGGTGTTGCTTTCTCCCTTGGTTTTACCCTGGGTCCCATGATTGGAGCGTATCTAGCTATGgagacagaaaaaggagaagtcTTCTATCTTCGTTCAGCATTATTAGCGCTCACGTTTGCTGCAGCTGACTTgattttcatcttcttcctgCTTCCAGAGACACTTCCCAAAGAAAAGCGG GTCTCCTCTGTGACATCTGGGTTTCAGGCAGCAGCTGATTTGCTCAGTCCTTTGGCTTTATTCCGGTTCTCTGCAGTCACCCAAGGGAAGGAGGCCCCTTCAGATCAGA aTCTTCAGAACCTCAAACTCTTGGGCCTGGCTTACTTCCTGTACCTCTTCCTGTTTTCTGGATTGGAGTACACACTGAGTTTTCTTACTCACCAGAGATTCCAGTTCAGCAG TATGCAGCAGGgcaagatgtttttctttattggaATTACAATGGCTGTGATCCAGGGAGGCTACGCTCGCCGAATAAAGCCAGGAAATGAAATCAGAGCCGTAAAAAGG GCCATTCTGCTGTTGATTCCAGCGTTCCTGTTCATTGGATGGGCTGCCAACGTGACCCTGCTGAGCGCCGGACTGTTGCTGTACTCTTTCG CTGCCGCCATTGTTATCCCGTGTTTGTCTGCAGTGGTGTCAGGCTACG tttaCTGGCTGGCAGGGGCAGAGAGCTGCTTCACCATCTGCGGAGCTTTCTTCCTCATCCCCTTCGTTTTACTCGGTTCTATCAAACAGCAGACAAAGGAGGAGTAG